The Zestosphaera sp. genomic sequence CTGACCAAGTGCTTATGCCTAGAGATATTGCTTTCAATACATGCATGTAGTGTCTTGATCTCCTAAAAACCTCATCAACTTCTTTCTGAACAAGCTTTAAAGCTCTCTCAGTAACCTCATCAACTGCTTCTGTGATAGGCTTGTGTGACTCTATAATTAGGCACCCGAAGTAGGTGAGCCAGCCAACTATCCCGTCAACTCTCTCATATACTTTCTGAAGAACATCATCACTAACCAACATATTAGCTTCCTCAAATCCTCTCTTGAGAAACTCAAGAGATTTTTCCCTATTAAACCTCTCAAGTCTAACCACCCTGACATACCTGCCGTAGAGAGGGCTTGAAGGAACGTCTAACCTAAGCGTATTTAGCAAGAGACCTACTTCAGACCCAGTCAACACGAACCTCAAATTAGGTAGGTTATCGTACGCATATGCTAGAATGCTCTTAAAGTCTGCTTTACCCTTACCACCACTAATGTTTCTGAGGATCTGCGCCTCGTCGAAAGCTACTACGACAAATCCCTTCTCAGCTTCCCTCTCACCAAATTGATTAAGCTTGTTAAGTACCCTAGTAAGAGTTAAGGACTTCTCACGCCAATCAAATTCTACTTTAACTCCATAAACTCCAACACCCTTAATACTTCTCAGGTAATCAACTAGGTTACTCCATTTAGATACAGTGTTAGTTAGCGCTTCAGACAATAACCTGTAGAAAGCTACTCTACTGTAGCCTTCTTCTTCTAACATCCTCAGATCTAGGTAAACGTAAGGAGCATTAAGCTCATTTAGAGAGACCTTCAAAACAGAAGTCTTACCAACTCTCCTGATGCCCAAAAGAAGCGTTAAAGGCGTCTTAAGGACAGAGTTTTTAAGCTCGTTAATTTCTTCTTCTCTATCAAAGAGATCGCTTCTGCGACTCTTTGGCTTAGGGTCAAACAACATCAAGTAACACCCCTAATACTTAGTAACACCCCAGATACTTAAATATTTAACAACTTATTGAGTTCTCATAGCGTTGCGAGAATAATGTAAAGATTCTCAGCACTCGATCCTTACCCGCAGGTCTGTACTTGCTAGTGTAACCCACCTCTCCACGTCTAGGTACGTGTTAATAGCTTTAAACGTGACTCCCTTCTCAGACGCGTATCTCATGACGTGAATTATCTCAGGGTCTCCTTGACAGTAGGGTTTAAAACCTGTTACACTAGGTAGAGAAGCCATGAAAATAACGTATGGTTTAAAAATACTTGAGTAGTCTGCTAAAACCTTAAACTGTCTCTTCCCCCTAGTAGTCGGGCAGTCAGGATACGACGCGTAATTACCGTCCACTCTCAGCACAGCGCTCTTCAGCTCAGCAAGCCTTACACCATCAACGCACTCCAGAGCATAATCTATGACCTCCCCCACCAATCTAAAATTCCTTTTGCGTAAGACGCACCCAGTTAGCCAAGGTATGAGTCTACGCTCAAGCAAGTACTCAAATACTTTGCTTTGAGTGAGAGTATCTAGTATAGCGTAACCTTCAACGTCCTTAACCGCTACCAGCCTATACTTAAGTTTAGACCCTTCTATGACGCTACATAGTCCCTCCCTACCATAAACAATATACTCACTCAACCTCCCAGTATTAGTTAAGTGGGCTAAGCTAGCTTCCCCACCTACCACCACTCGAACTGTGAAGCGGTTTAGCCTCTCAATCAACTCACAATCAATCAAATTATTGAGTTTTAAAAGTCTCACGACTCATCACCTAATCAAAAGAACACAGCAAGAGAAATAATATAACAAAACTGTTTAACTAAAAACTAATGAGAAATTAAGTTTACTGACGTCTTAAGCGCGTTAAAGCCTCGATCAATAATATGATGAGATTGATGATCATTAATACTCCGATAAGAGAAGTTACTAAGCTCACGTCACTCGAGGTTTTTAGTTCTACTCTATTAATTCGGTCAAGTATGCTACTTTCTAGTCTTG encodes the following:
- the sfsA gene encoding DNA/RNA nuclease SfsA; its protein translation is MRLLKLNNLIDCELIERLNRFTVRVVVGGEASLAHLTNTGRLSEYIVYGREGLCSVIEGSKLKYRLVAVKDVEGYAILDTLTQSKVFEYLLERRLIPWLTGCVLRKRNFRLVGEVIDYALECVDGVRLAELKSAVLRVDGNYASYPDCPTTRGKRQFKVLADYSSIFKPYVIFMASLPSVTGFKPYCQGDPEIIHVMRYASEKGVTFKAINTYLDVERWVTLASTDLRVRIEC
- a CDS encoding ATP-binding protein, encoding MLFDPKPKSRRSDLFDREEEINELKNSVLKTPLTLLLGIRRVGKTSVLKVSLNELNAPYVYLDLRMLEEEGYSRVAFYRLLSEALTNTVSKWSNLVDYLRSIKGVGVYGVKVEFDWREKSLTLTRVLNKLNQFGEREAEKGFVVVAFDEAQILRNISGGKGKADFKSILAYAYDNLPNLRFVLTGSEVGLLLNTLRLDVPSSPLYGRYVRVVRLERFNREKSLEFLKRGFEEANMLVSDDVLQKVYERVDGIVGWLTYFGCLIIESHKPITEAVDEVTERALKLVQKEVDEVFRRSRHYMHVLKAISLGISTWSGIKRAVEAWLGRPLQNAQITRLLKTLVELSIVEKKNDYYVIADPLIAEYSRRL